From Micromonospora rhizosphaerae, the proteins below share one genomic window:
- a CDS encoding beta-propeller domain-containing protein — MTPARLTGLALVASLALVTGCTAEPVPAPPRDRKVPAGGFQLVAFDSCAEALQQLKTAAKAYVGPWGFGPSGDVRTFSGAEQAGAPAAAKRADAAPGANAAAPGDTAAGAAAPGYSGTNTHEAGVDEPDLVKTDGKRIVTVNRGKLYVIDPATRRLTGELKLAPGADGFGGAEASLLLQGDRALVLLREGWAGIAKPAVPEGGARRAPADGPMPDDIVGPRLIMVDLSGEPKIIGEYRIDGSLVDARQVGTTVRVVVRSAPRLTFPYRERATDDQRTAASREIIDNATADDWLPRYEITSGGRTSTGRVGCDRVSRPASYSGTSLVTVLSFDLGVATLGAGDPVTVIADGDTVYSNGPRLYVANDQRWRVLPALTARNAAPDPKDETTELYQFDTSGAGAPRYVAAASVPGWLINQYAMSEWDGHLRVATTRGRTWGNKPDSTSSVYVLRADGTTLTQVGKVTGLGKGERIHAVRFVGGTGYVVTFRQTDPLYTVDLRDPAAPKVSGELKINGYSAYLHPAGEGRLLGVGQEASDQGRVQGTQLSLFDVTDPAKPTRIAQYHVRQGHSEAEFDPHAFLYWPAERLVVVPLTVYGAVSSSGAVNDRSVVGKPGLPSNVALALRVGDGGFTEVGTVDHTLGTGRPEDLAPIRRSLVVDGVLWTVSDAGLKATSLSTLQTLGWLRTG, encoded by the coding sequence ATGACTCCAGCCCGGCTCACGGGGCTGGCCCTGGTCGCCAGCCTGGCCCTGGTCACGGGCTGTACGGCGGAGCCGGTCCCCGCGCCACCTCGTGACCGGAAAGTGCCGGCCGGTGGGTTCCAGCTCGTCGCGTTCGACTCCTGCGCGGAGGCGCTGCAGCAGCTCAAGACGGCGGCCAAGGCGTACGTCGGGCCCTGGGGGTTCGGGCCGAGCGGCGACGTCCGCACCTTCAGCGGCGCGGAACAGGCCGGGGCGCCTGCCGCAGCGAAGCGGGCGGATGCGGCGCCCGGGGCCAACGCGGCAGCCCCGGGCGACACGGCGGCCGGGGCTGCTGCCCCCGGCTACTCGGGCACCAACACCCACGAGGCCGGGGTCGACGAACCGGACCTGGTCAAGACCGACGGCAAGCGGATCGTCACCGTCAACCGAGGCAAGCTGTACGTGATCGACCCGGCCACCCGCCGGCTGACCGGGGAGCTGAAACTGGCACCCGGTGCCGACGGGTTCGGCGGGGCCGAAGCCAGCCTGCTGCTACAGGGTGACCGGGCGCTGGTGCTGCTCCGCGAGGGGTGGGCCGGGATCGCGAAACCCGCCGTCCCCGAGGGAGGCGCGCGCCGCGCCCCGGCAGACGGCCCGATGCCGGACGACATCGTCGGCCCCCGGCTGATCATGGTCGACCTCTCCGGCGAGCCGAAGATCATCGGCGAATACCGGATCGACGGCAGTCTGGTGGACGCCCGCCAGGTGGGCACGACGGTCCGCGTCGTGGTCCGCTCCGCACCCCGGCTGACCTTCCCGTACCGGGAACGGGCCACCGACGATCAGCGCACCGCCGCCAGCCGCGAGATCATCGACAACGCGACCGCCGACGACTGGCTGCCCCGGTACGAGATCACCTCCGGCGGACGAACCAGCACCGGACGGGTCGGCTGCGACCGGGTGAGCCGGCCGGCCAGCTACTCCGGCACGTCGCTGGTGACCGTGCTCAGCTTCGACCTCGGCGTGGCCACGCTCGGCGCCGGCGACCCGGTCACCGTGATCGCCGACGGCGACACCGTCTACAGCAACGGACCCCGGCTGTACGTCGCCAACGACCAGCGCTGGCGGGTCCTGCCGGCGCTGACCGCGCGGAACGCCGCACCCGATCCCAAGGACGAGACCACCGAGCTCTACCAGTTCGACACCTCGGGCGCGGGTGCCCCGCGGTACGTCGCCGCGGCGTCGGTGCCGGGCTGGCTGATCAACCAGTACGCCATGTCGGAGTGGGACGGGCACCTGCGGGTGGCCACCACCCGTGGTCGTACCTGGGGTAACAAGCCCGACTCGACGTCCAGCGTGTACGTCCTGCGCGCCGACGGCACGACGCTGACCCAGGTCGGCAAGGTCACCGGACTGGGCAAGGGGGAACGGATCCACGCTGTGCGGTTCGTCGGCGGCACCGGGTACGTCGTCACCTTCCGGCAGACCGATCCGCTCTACACCGTCGACCTGCGTGACCCGGCGGCGCCGAAGGTGAGCGGCGAGCTGAAGATCAACGGGTACTCGGCGTACCTGCACCCGGCCGGCGAGGGACGGCTGCTCGGCGTCGGGCAGGAGGCGTCCGACCAGGGTCGTGTCCAGGGCACCCAACTCTCGCTCTTCGACGTCACCGATCCGGCCAAGCCGACCCGGATCGCCCAGTATCACGTCAGGCAGGGGCACTCGGAGGCGGAGTTCGACCCGCACGCGTTCCTCTACTGGCCGGCCGAACGCCTGGTCGTGGTCCCATTGACCGTCTACGGCGCGGTGAGCAGCTCTGGTGCGGTGAACGACCGGAGTGTCGTGGGCAAGCCGGGCCTGCCGAGCAACGTGGCGTTGGCGCTGCGGGTCGGCGACGGCGGGTTCACCGAGGTCGGCACGGTCGATCACACGCTGGGCACGGGGCGTCCGGAGGATCTGGCGCCGATCCGCCGGTCACTGGTGGTCGACGGAGTACTGTGGACCGTCTCCGACGCCGGCCTCAAGGCGACCAGCCTCTCCACCCTGCAGACCCTCGGCTGGCTGCGTACGGGATGA
- a CDS encoding penicillin acylase family protein: protein MNPVRISWSRVRKIALWTMAVLLVLVLVLAIAAVWAVRRSFPQHDGTLRLPGLSAPVTVHRDGHGIPQVYAKTADDLFRAQGYLHAQDRFWEMDFRRHVTGGRLAELFGESQVETDIYLRTMGWRRVAEQEWQLLAPDTKRYLQAYADGVNAWLADHDGGRASLEYTVLGLQNPDYAIEKWSPVDSLAWLKAMAWDLRGNMETEITRAALLAAGLTRRQVEELYPAYPYDRNSPIVTGGGIVAGAFDQHAVAPKPPVPPTPPTAPVTAGTGGGGTGGGGAGGAAATTQTIKAMGDGLSRLPIMLGNGGQGIGSNSWVIGGGLTATGKPILANDPHLSPSMPGIWYQMGLHCECAFDVAGFTFSGVPGVVIGHNARIAWGFTNLDPDVTDLYLERVDGDRVQVDGEWRPLETRAETIKVAGGKDMSITVRTSGHGPLLSDASASLRDIGVKPPVNPAGSPAPVAATPQLSPAHATNAGSDRRDGYAIALSWTALRPGRTADALFALNAAANWTAFRAAAALFEVPAQNIVYADVDGNIGYQSPGRIPVRGRGDGRWMAPGWDSAYDWKGFIPFAELPSVFNPADGYLVTANQAVVGPAYQRFLTSDWSYGYRSQRIRDMIGSARDRKITVADVQRMQFDNRNGFAPTLVPAVVDALDAADPSDSARVAATELWKEWDFQQPAEGDAGSAEGRSSAAAAYYNAIWRHLLADTFDELPAGNRPDGGDRWYEVVRGLLAQPGSPWWDRRDTPGVERRDDILRSAATDAAEELRRDQGDRPADWRWGRMHTLTVRNQTFGKSGIGPIEWLFNADPVGVSGGDAIVNATGWNAAAGYEVDAVPSMRMIVDLSNLDASRWIQLTGNSGHAFHPNYDDQFELWRTGRTLPMRWDRTAIAAGAAQTLTLKP, encoded by the coding sequence GTGAATCCCGTACGCATTTCCTGGTCGCGGGTGCGGAAGATCGCGCTCTGGACCATGGCGGTCCTCCTGGTGCTGGTCCTCGTGCTCGCCATCGCCGCCGTCTGGGCGGTGCGCCGCTCGTTCCCGCAGCACGACGGCACCCTGCGGCTCCCCGGACTCTCCGCGCCCGTCACCGTGCACCGCGATGGCCACGGGATTCCGCAGGTTTACGCGAAGACCGCCGACGACCTCTTCCGCGCCCAGGGCTACCTGCACGCGCAGGACAGGTTCTGGGAGATGGACTTCCGCCGCCACGTCACCGGCGGCCGGCTCGCCGAACTCTTCGGCGAGAGCCAGGTTGAGACCGACATCTACCTGCGCACCATGGGCTGGCGCCGGGTCGCCGAGCAGGAGTGGCAGCTCCTGGCCCCGGACACGAAGCGCTATCTGCAGGCGTACGCCGACGGCGTGAACGCCTGGCTCGCCGACCACGACGGGGGCCGGGCGAGCCTGGAATACACCGTGCTCGGCCTGCAGAACCCGGACTACGCGATCGAGAAGTGGAGCCCGGTGGACAGCCTCGCCTGGCTCAAGGCGATGGCGTGGGATCTGCGGGGCAACATGGAAACGGAGATCACCCGCGCAGCACTGCTCGCCGCGGGCCTGACCCGCCGGCAGGTTGAGGAGCTCTATCCGGCGTACCCGTACGACCGCAACTCGCCGATCGTCACCGGCGGCGGCATCGTGGCCGGCGCCTTCGATCAGCATGCCGTAGCACCCAAACCGCCGGTGCCGCCAACCCCGCCGACAGCTCCCGTCACCGCCGGCACGGGTGGCGGCGGAACGGGGGGCGGCGGGGCCGGCGGTGCCGCGGCCACCACGCAGACGATCAAGGCGATGGGCGACGGCTTGTCCCGGCTGCCGATCATGCTCGGCAACGGCGGCCAGGGCATCGGCTCGAACTCGTGGGTCATCGGTGGTGGGCTGACCGCCACCGGCAAGCCGATCCTGGCCAACGACCCCCACCTGAGCCCCAGCATGCCCGGCATCTGGTATCAGATGGGCCTGCACTGCGAGTGCGCGTTCGATGTCGCCGGCTTCACCTTCTCCGGCGTGCCCGGCGTGGTCATCGGCCACAACGCCCGCATCGCCTGGGGCTTTACCAACCTCGATCCCGACGTGACCGACCTGTATCTGGAGCGGGTGGACGGCGACCGGGTGCAGGTCGACGGGGAATGGCGGCCGCTGGAGACCCGCGCCGAGACCATCAAGGTCGCGGGCGGCAAGGACATGTCGATCACCGTACGCACCTCCGGGCACGGGCCGCTGCTCTCCGACGCCTCGGCGTCCCTGCGGGACATCGGCGTCAAGCCGCCGGTCAATCCGGCCGGCTCACCGGCACCCGTCGCCGCCACCCCGCAGCTCTCCCCCGCCCACGCGACGAACGCCGGCAGCGACCGGCGGGACGGCTACGCGATCGCGCTGAGCTGGACGGCATTGCGACCGGGCCGGACCGCGGACGCCCTCTTCGCGCTCAACGCCGCGGCGAACTGGACCGCGTTCCGCGCCGCGGCCGCATTGTTCGAGGTGCCCGCGCAGAACATCGTCTACGCCGACGTCGACGGCAACATCGGCTACCAGTCCCCCGGCCGGATTCCGGTGCGCGGCAGGGGCGACGGGCGGTGGATGGCGCCCGGCTGGGACTCGGCGTACGACTGGAAGGGATTCATCCCCTTCGCCGAGCTGCCCAGCGTCTTCAACCCAGCCGACGGCTACCTGGTCACCGCCAACCAGGCCGTCGTCGGCCCCGCCTACCAACGCTTCCTGACCAGCGACTGGTCATACGGCTACCGCAGCCAGCGCATCCGCGACATGATCGGCTCGGCCCGGGACCGGAAGATCACCGTCGCGGACGTGCAACGGATGCAGTTCGACAACCGCAACGGCTTCGCGCCGACGCTCGTCCCGGCGGTGGTCGACGCCCTCGATGCGGCCGATCCCTCCGACAGCGCCCGGGTCGCCGCCACCGAACTGTGGAAGGAGTGGGATTTCCAGCAGCCGGCCGAGGGCGACGCGGGCAGCGCCGAGGGACGCAGCTCCGCCGCGGCCGCGTACTACAACGCGATCTGGCGACACCTGCTCGCGGACACCTTCGACGAGCTGCCCGCGGGCAACCGGCCCGACGGCGGCGACCGGTGGTACGAGGTGGTGCGGGGGCTGCTCGCCCAGCCCGGGTCGCCATGGTGGGACCGCAGGGACACCCCGGGCGTCGAGCGCCGCGACGACATCCTGCGGTCGGCGGCCACCGACGCGGCCGAAGAGCTACGGCGCGATCAGGGCGACCGGCCGGCCGACTGGCGGTGGGGCCGGATGCACACCCTGACCGTGCGCAACCAGACCTTTGGTAAGTCGGGCATCGGGCCCATCGAGTGGCTCTTCAACGCCGACCCGGTAGGGGTGTCGGGGGGCGACGCGATCGTCAACGCGACCGGTTGGAACGCCGCCGCCGGATACGAGGTCGACGCCGTCCCGTCCATGCGGATGATCGTCGACCTGTCCAACCTGGACGCTTCCCGGTGGATCCAGCTGACCGGCAACTCCGGGCACGCGTTCCACCCCAACTACGACGACCAGTTCGAGCTGTGGCGCACCGGCCGGACCCTGCCCATGCGCTGGGACCGGACCGCCATCGCGGCCGGGGCGGCACAGACGCTGACCCTGAAGCCATGA
- a CDS encoding RNA-guided endonuclease InsQ/TnpB family protein produces the protein MHRTARVALRVTPGQRRRCFGLLRSAGDVWACVLEVNAWRRRRHDSPLVGYQELCRELAASGPGTFAELDTTGARSVLRRFSDAWFGAAKRRKAGDLSARFPRRRRGLLPVRWYHGTFTLDGRRVRIPTAKGTSQLWVRLARDLPYPVEQVRSITLLSEAGRLFLDVTAEVPITVYPAGEEPDPGRVAGVDLGVIHPYAVAGPDGEGLLVSGRAIRAEHRMHLADTKARRRAVARRAPKPGEKGSRRWRKYRRRARLVEGRHRRRIRQAQHEAARTVISWAVRQRIGVLHVGDPRGVLDLPAGRRHNLRLRQWQIGRLIQVLTDKATLAGITVRLVDERGTSSTCPTCGRRVPKPRGRTLSCPHCHFSGHRDLVAAASIATRTPGGGPTTETAVVLPQVVTHRRAGRHLPGTGRSRRDPRRPPRTARGSVGPRRPAPPPGGESLAHTARIHNRHRTSGER, from the coding sequence GTGCACCGCACTGCGCGCGTCGCGTTGCGGGTGACGCCCGGGCAGCGGCGGCGGTGTTTCGGGCTGCTGCGCTCGGCCGGCGATGTGTGGGCGTGCGTGTTGGAGGTCAACGCGTGGCGGCGCCGCCGCCACGATTCGCCGCTGGTCGGGTATCAGGAGTTGTGTCGGGAGTTGGCGGCGTCCGGGCCGGGCACGTTCGCGGAGCTGGACACCACGGGTGCCCGGTCGGTGTTGCGCCGGTTCTCCGATGCGTGGTTCGGGGCGGCGAAACGCCGCAAGGCCGGTGACCTGTCGGCCCGGTTCCCGCGCCGCCGGCGGGGGTTGCTGCCGGTGCGCTGGTACCACGGCACATTCACCCTCGATGGGCGCCGGGTACGGATCCCCACCGCTAAGGGCACGTCTCAGTTGTGGGTTCGGCTGGCTCGGGATCTGCCGTATCCGGTGGAGCAGGTCCGGTCGATCACCCTGTTGTCTGAGGCTGGCCGCCTGTTTCTCGATGTCACCGCCGAAGTCCCGATCACGGTCTACCCGGCAGGTGAGGAACCGGACCCGGGCCGGGTGGCCGGGGTGGACCTCGGTGTGATCCACCCCTACGCGGTGGCCGGCCCGGACGGGGAGGGCCTGTTGGTGTCCGGGCGGGCGATCCGCGCCGAGCACCGCATGCACCTGGCCGACACCAAAGCCCGCAGACGTGCGGTCGCCCGCCGGGCGCCGAAGCCGGGCGAGAAAGGGTCGAGGCGGTGGCGCAAGTACCGCCGCCGGGCCCGCCTCGTGGAGGGCCGGCATCGGCGGCGGATCCGTCAGGCCCAGCACGAAGCCGCCCGAACGGTCATCTCCTGGGCGGTCCGCCAGCGTATCGGTGTGCTGCACGTCGGCGACCCCCGCGGCGTGCTGGACCTGCCGGCGGGGCGGCGGCACAACCTGCGGCTGCGGCAGTGGCAGATCGGCCGCCTCATCCAGGTCCTCACCGACAAGGCCACCCTCGCCGGCATCACCGTCCGGCTGGTCGACGAACGCGGCACCTCCTCCACCTGCCCCACCTGCGGTAGGCGGGTGCCGAAACCCCGCGGCCGGACCCTGTCCTGCCCACACTGCCACTTCTCCGGGCACCGCGACCTCGTCGCGGCGGCCAGCATCGCCACCCGCACCCCGGGCGGCGGACCCACCACCGAGACAGCCGTCGTGCTGCCGCAGGTGGTCACGCACCGTCGAGCCGGCCGACACCTCCCCGGTACCGGCCGGTCCCGACGTGACCCCCGCCGCCCACCCCGGACGGCGCGAGGATCAGTTGGCCCGCGGAGGCCCGCCCCACCACCCGGTGGGGAGTCGCTCGCCCACACAGCGAGGATCCACAACAGGCACCGGACATCCGGTGAACGTTAG
- a CDS encoding amidohydrolase, which translates to MTEHADLVITGADVYTVDAARSWSDAIAVRGDRIVAVGSEPVSELIGARTRVIEAAGGMVLPGFQDAHIHAPFAGRNRLRVWLNDLVGRPAYLDRIARYAADNPDQPWIIGGGWAMESFPGGTPRKEDLDAIVPDRPVFLFNRDVHGAWVNSKALAVAGITRDTPDPEDGRIERDPDTGEPTGTLHEGAAYSFNDRYVPLPGRTEWEEAILNAQEHLHSLGITGWQDAWVTPGTLEAYRSLAASGRLAARVVGALSWDRHRGLDQIPEFLAQRESATVGSFHPSTVKIMTDGVLENYTGALLEPYCDGCGGHTDNRGLTYVDAELLAAAVTELDRLDFQVHLHAIGDRAVRNGLDAVAAARTANGRTDNRHHIAHLQLVQPQDVPRFRQLGVTANCQAYWAQMEPQMEELTLPFLGRERAELQYPFGDLLRSGATLAMGSNWSVTTANPLEEIEVAVTRIDPESRGNTPLLPAQALPLPVALAAFTAGSAYVNHDADGGTIAVGKRADLAVLDRNLFAAGAGLPADARVTHTIANGTVVYERS; encoded by the coding sequence TTGACCGAGCACGCCGACCTCGTCATCACCGGCGCCGACGTCTACACCGTCGACGCCGCCCGCAGCTGGTCCGACGCGATCGCCGTACGCGGTGACCGGATCGTCGCGGTCGGCTCGGAGCCCGTGTCCGAGCTCATCGGCGCGCGGACCAGGGTGATCGAGGCCGCCGGCGGGATGGTGCTGCCGGGATTCCAGGACGCCCACATTCACGCGCCCTTCGCCGGGCGCAACCGGCTCCGGGTCTGGCTCAACGATCTGGTGGGCCGGCCGGCGTACCTGGACCGGATCGCGCGCTATGCGGCCGACAACCCCGACCAGCCCTGGATCATCGGTGGCGGCTGGGCGATGGAGTCCTTCCCGGGCGGCACCCCCCGCAAGGAGGACCTGGACGCGATCGTGCCGGACCGACCGGTCTTCCTGTTCAACCGGGACGTGCACGGGGCGTGGGTCAATTCCAAGGCACTCGCGGTCGCGGGCATCACCAGGGACACCCCGGACCCCGAAGACGGCCGGATCGAGCGCGACCCGGACACCGGCGAGCCGACCGGCACGCTGCACGAGGGCGCGGCGTACAGCTTCAACGACCGCTACGTGCCGCTGCCCGGGCGCACCGAGTGGGAGGAGGCCATCCTCAACGCCCAGGAGCACCTGCACTCGTTGGGCATCACCGGATGGCAGGACGCCTGGGTGACGCCCGGCACCCTGGAGGCGTACCGGTCGCTCGCCGCGTCCGGTCGGCTCGCGGCCCGGGTCGTCGGTGCCCTGTCGTGGGACCGGCACCGCGGCCTGGACCAGATCCCCGAGTTCCTCGCCCAGCGCGAGTCCGCGACGGTCGGCAGCTTCCACCCGAGCACGGTCAAGATCATGACCGATGGCGTGCTGGAGAACTACACCGGAGCCCTGCTCGAGCCGTACTGCGACGGCTGCGGCGGTCACACCGACAACCGCGGCCTGACGTACGTCGATGCCGAGCTGCTCGCCGCCGCGGTGACCGAGCTGGACCGGCTCGACTTCCAGGTACACCTGCACGCGATCGGCGACCGCGCCGTACGCAACGGCCTCGACGCGGTCGCGGCCGCCCGTACGGCCAATGGGCGCACCGACAACCGTCACCACATCGCCCATCTGCAACTCGTCCAACCGCAGGACGTGCCGCGCTTCCGGCAGTTGGGCGTGACCGCGAACTGCCAGGCCTACTGGGCGCAGATGGAGCCGCAGATGGAGGAGCTGACGCTGCCGTTCCTCGGCCGGGAGCGGGCGGAGCTGCAGTACCCCTTCGGTGATCTGCTGCGCTCCGGCGCCACCCTCGCCATGGGCAGCAACTGGTCGGTGACGACCGCGAACCCGCTCGAGGAGATCGAGGTCGCCGTGACCCGGATCGACCCGGAGAGCCGCGGCAACACGCCGTTGCTACCGGCACAGGCGCTGCCGCTACCCGTCGCGCTCGCCGCCTTCACCGCCGGCTCGGCGTACGTCAACCACGACGCCGACGGCGGCACGATCGCGGTCGGCAAGCGCGCGGACCTGGCCGTGCTCGACCGCAATCTGTTCGCCGCCGGCGCGGGACTCCCGGCCGACGCTCGCGTCACCCACACGATCGCGAACGGCACCGTCGTCTACGAACGCTCCTGA